A part of Streptomyces sp. NBC_01210 genomic DNA contains:
- a CDS encoding (2Fe-2S)-binding protein, with protein sequence MTESGSVGVDLEEVGSVGGFFALRTGTPGERQLPLARLYAGDTAPLTARIDTVATRLRAPERRVAASIAHLGLAARLWSVALGSAALYGQLPDLDPTRLHWDPDRSAPDDLRLTVAHPLPATAETVREVVQYGHLVPLADALHADVRISRQLLWGNAGSALAGAVRELHAWARRSGRPEVGERASALAAGLFAHPDLSGTVHGPALRRRSCCLYYRCPGGGLCGDCVFDRPPRRSAQRS encoded by the coding sequence ATGACAGAGAGCGGGAGCGTGGGCGTGGATCTGGAGGAGGTGGGCTCCGTCGGTGGCTTCTTCGCCCTGCGGACCGGCACACCGGGCGAGCGGCAGCTCCCGCTGGCGCGGCTGTACGCGGGTGACACCGCGCCGCTCACGGCCCGTATCGACACGGTCGCAACCCGCCTTCGCGCCCCCGAGCGCAGGGTCGCCGCCTCCATCGCCCACCTGGGACTCGCCGCCCGGCTCTGGTCGGTCGCGCTGGGCTCCGCCGCACTGTACGGACAGCTGCCCGACCTCGACCCCACGCGGCTGCACTGGGACCCGGACCGCAGCGCCCCCGACGATCTGCGGCTGACCGTCGCACATCCGTTGCCGGCGACCGCGGAAACGGTCCGTGAGGTGGTGCAGTACGGCCACCTCGTGCCCCTGGCGGACGCGCTCCACGCCGACGTACGGATCTCCCGGCAACTGCTGTGGGGCAACGCGGGCTCCGCACTCGCCGGGGCCGTGCGCGAACTCCACGCCTGGGCGCGGCGCAGTGGCCGGCCGGAAGTGGGCGAACGGGCATCGGCGCTCGCCGCCGGACTCTTCGCCCACCCCGATCTGTCCGGCACGGTCCACGGTCCCGCGCTGCGGCGCCGCAGCTGCTGCCTCTACTACCGCTGCCCGGGGGGCGGGCTGTGCGGCGACTGCGTCTTCGACCGTCCGCCGCGGCGCTCCGCGCAGCGGTCCTGA